One genomic segment of Helianthus annuus cultivar XRQ/B chromosome 14, HanXRQr2.0-SUNRISE, whole genome shotgun sequence includes these proteins:
- the LOC110890665 gene encoding uncharacterized protein LOC110890665 produces the protein MGNCAKTLKKTNSDHHLDKFYPKTDNPDQFYRKTALSDAFNPSPSPSPAPLPLPLVRLYGSPTNPATSYIHFALLYKPVTILFIPSEKSDMGFSTPVIQYGSDVISGSPETILRYLDVKFPKPMLLLSNWNNETMPVVVLTTALQHKSLVWHLERMVRWGEDLAARGGRSKGDPVMGSARMEVKKYGKSYSQLLEVMLEHAQMEERIVFPVLEREDRGLTKSVNEEHARDLPLMNGIKEDIKTIIVLDSGSSSSQDALFSLSTRIKSLLEKCKQHFEEEERGVLPLMEAAELTQGQQERLLEQSLDVMPGTHSHLLKFFMEGLLPHEAMIYLDLITRCTDKDRAGSIYRFLVEEHHGKRNEGRPTVGLLLKAKS, from the exons ATGGGGAATTGTGCTAAAACCCTCAAGAAAACAAACTCAGATCATCATCTGGATAAATTTTACCCAAAAACAGATAACCCAGATCAATTTTACCGGAAAACAGCTCTATCCGATGCTTTCAACCCTTCTCCGTCACCGTCACCGGCGCCGTTGCCGTTACCGTTAGTTCGCCTGTACGGCTCTCCAACTAACCCAGCCACATCCTACATTCATTTCGCACTCTTATACAAACCCGTAACCATACTTTTCATCCCATCGGAAAAATCCGATATGGGATTTTCAACGCCGGTGATTCAGTACGGATCTGACGTCATATCAGGATCACCCGAAACCATTCTCCGTTACTTGGATGTCAAGTTTCCGAAACCAATGCTTCTTCTGAGCAACTGGAACAATGAAACAATGCCGGTAGTGGTGTTAACGACGGCGTTGCAACACAAGAGTTTGGTGTGGCATTTGGAGAGGATGGTGAGGTGGGGGGAGGATCTGGCGGCACGTGGTGGACGATCGAAGGGGGATCCGGTGATGGGGAGTGCACGGATGGAGGTTAAGAAGTATGGGAAAAGTTATTCACAGTTGTTGGAGGTTATGCTTGAACATGCTCAGATGGAAGAAAGAATAGTGTTTCCAGTTTTAGAAAGAGAAGATAGAG GGTTGACTAAATCTGTAAATGAAGAACATGCTAGAGACTTACCTCTCATGAATGGGATTAAAGAAGATATTAAAACCATCATAGTTCTTGATTCGGGGAGTTCGTCAAGCCAAGATGCGCTTTTTAGTTTATCCACTCGGATTAAATCGTTACTg GAGAAATGCAAGCAGCACTTTGAAGAGGAAGAGAGGGGGGTTTTACCGTTGATGGAGGCGGCAGAGTTGACTCAAGGTCAACAAGAGAGATTGTTGGAGCAGTCTTTGGATGTGATGCCTGGCACACATTCTCATTTGCTCAAGTTTTTCATGGAAGGTCTTCTCCCACACGAAGCAATGATTTATCTTGACTTGATCACTAGATGTACGGATAAAGATCGAGCTGGTTCCATTTACCGCTTTTTAGTAGA